From Vigna radiata var. radiata cultivar VC1973A unplaced genomic scaffold, Vradiata_ver6 scaffold_23, whole genome shotgun sequence, the proteins below share one genomic window:
- the LOC106778555 gene encoding UDP-glycosyltransferase 79B30-like, with product MYLNMSSREAANWRQTKMDASSMHIAMFPWFAMGHLTPYLHLSNKLAKRGHKISFFIPRRTQSKLEQFNLFPDLITFYPINVPHVEGLPLGAETTSDVSVSLATHIMTAMDRTERDIELLLVDLKPQIVFFDFTYWLPSITSRLGIKSFLYLIITPATISYTAVPERMNHKGTLTELDLMLPPLDYPVSSIKLHPHEAKFLASMRNLEYGSGILFYDRVYGCLTLSDAIGFKGCREIEGPFGDYLAQQFRKPVLLSGPVIPEPPNTVLEEKWSTWLGRFKDDTVVFCALGSEWKLPHDQFQELVLGLELTGLPFLAIVKVPIGFETIEAALPEGFKERVEGRGIVQSGWIQQRLILGHPSVGCFITHCGAGSLTEALVNKCQMVLLPQLRGDNVINARMMASDLKVGVEVEKSEEDCLFAKESVGKAVKIVMDEENEIAREIRANHAKLRNFLISHDLESICVDDFCQKLRDLLK from the coding sequence ATGTACTTGAATATGAGCAGCAGGGAAGCTGCAAATTGGAGACAGACAAAAATGGATGCATCTTCTATGCACATAGCAATGTTTCCATGGTTTGCCATGGGTCATTTAACACCTTATCTCCATCTCTCCAACAAATTAGCAAAGAGGGGACACAAAATTTCCTTCTTCATCCCGAGAAGAACACAATCCAAGTTAGAGCAATTCAACCTCTTCCCAGATCTCATCACCTTTTACCCTATCAATGTTCCTCATGTTGAAGGTCTTCCTCTTGGTGCAGAAACTACTTCCGATGTGTCTGTCTCCTTAGCTACACATATCATGACAGCTATGGATCGCACTGAGAGGGATATAGAGCTTCTCCTCGTAGATTTAAAGCCacaaattgttttctttgaCTTCACATATTGGCTACCAAGCATTACTTCTCGCTTGGGGATCAAGTCCTTTCTATACTTGATTATTACCCCTGCCACGATATCTTACACAGCAGTCCCTGAAAGGATGAACCACAAGGGTACCTTAACTGAACTTGACCTTATGCTACCCCCTCTTGATTACCCCGTATCATCTATCAAACTTCATCCACATGAAGCTAAGTTCCTTGCTTCTATGAGGAACTTGGAGTATGGTAGTGGTATTCTATTTTATGATCGCGTCTATGGTTGTCTAACCTTATCAGATGCAATTGGGTTCAAAGGTTGTAGAGAAATTGAGGGGCCTTTTGGTGACTACCTTGCACAGCAGTTTCGGAAGCCTGTTCTCCTTTCAGGTCCTGTCATACCTGAGCCACCCAACACTGTTTTAGAGGAAAAATGGAGTACGTGGCTTGGAAGGTTCAAGGATGACACTGTGGTTTTCTGTGCACTTGGGAGTGAATGGAAATTACCACACGATCAATTCCAAGAATTGGTACTGGGTCTTGAACTTACGGGACTTCCATTTTTGGCTATTGTAAAAGTTCCAATTGGGTTTGAGACAATTGAAGCTGCGCTGCCAGAAGGGTTTAAGGAAAGGGTTGAAGGGAGAGGGATTGTTCAGAGTGGATGGATACAACAACGGTTGATTTTAGGACACCCATCAGTGGGTTGCTTCATAACACACTGTGGTGCTGGTTCGTTAACTGAGGCATTAGTAAATAAGTGTCAAATGGTGTTACTGCCACAACTTCGTGGTGACAATGTCATTAATGCAAGGATGATGGCTAGCGACTTAAAGGTTGGGGTTGAAGtggagaaaagtgaagaagacTGTTTGTTCGCAAAGGAGAGTGTGGGCAAAGCAGTGAAAATTGTGATGGATGAGGAGAATGAGATTGCCAGAGAAATTAGAGCAAATCATGCCAAATTGAGGAATTTCTTGATCAGCCATGATTTAGAGTCAATTTGTGTTGATGACTTTTGTCAGAAGCTTCGAGatttacttaaataa